Proteins found in one Pirellulales bacterium genomic segment:
- the nadB gene encoding L-aspartate oxidase, giving the protein MHRYLVPFHPKRVPHFFTDVLIIGGGLAGLRSAIAIDRRLSTLVVSKDNFLHSNSQYAQGGIASVLDPEDRFEDHVRDTLTAGGNLCDPAVVEMVVRESPERVRELIHWGTRFDQEDGEIALGREGGHSHNRIVHALGDATGKEVMRAVLDYTRALPNLECWPQTFTIDLLTHADRCRGALVWNAEHGKTFIWAKQTILCTGGAGQIYRETTNPEAATGDGLAIAYRAGAELRDMEFMQFHPTVLYIAGSSRNLITEAIRGAGAHLVDRSNYRFMSDYDSRLELAPRDVVSRAIVNQMEKTRHPNVYLNLSHLDPDMVRSKFPGIRAMCAEFGLDITRDPIPVRPGAHYMIGGITVDLQGRTGVPNLWAAGEVTSTGLHGANRLASNSLLEALVFGAHVGEQVSELAASHDHDFRPIPIENAKLAEQTMSEPLDLSDIRNSLKSLMWRSAGVRRDGPALQEAKEDIDRWCKYVLSKQFNTVGGWELQNMLIVSRLIIQAALARTETRGVHVRTDYPATDDTHWRRHLQFRWEGG; this is encoded by the coding sequence ATGCATCGCTACCTGGTCCCGTTCCATCCCAAGCGCGTCCCACATTTTTTTACAGACGTGCTGATCATTGGCGGGGGATTGGCGGGCTTGCGCAGCGCGATTGCCATCGACCGGCGGCTTTCCACGCTAGTCGTGTCAAAGGACAACTTTCTGCACAGCAATAGCCAATACGCCCAAGGGGGCATCGCCAGCGTACTCGATCCGGAGGACCGCTTTGAGGATCATGTGCGGGATACGTTGACCGCGGGGGGCAACTTGTGTGATCCGGCGGTGGTGGAAATGGTGGTCCGCGAATCGCCGGAACGGGTGCGCGAGCTGATCCATTGGGGGACGCGGTTCGACCAGGAAGATGGCGAAATCGCCCTGGGCCGCGAAGGAGGGCACAGCCACAACCGCATCGTCCACGCCCTGGGGGACGCCACCGGCAAAGAGGTCATGCGGGCGGTGTTGGACTATACCCGCGCGCTCCCTAACCTGGAATGCTGGCCGCAGACATTCACGATTGATCTGCTCACCCACGCCGACCGCTGCCGGGGGGCGCTGGTCTGGAACGCCGAACATGGCAAGACGTTTATCTGGGCCAAGCAAACCATCCTGTGCACCGGTGGAGCGGGGCAAATTTATCGGGAAACGACTAACCCGGAGGCGGCGACTGGCGACGGCCTGGCCATTGCCTACCGCGCCGGGGCGGAACTGCGCGATATGGAGTTTATGCAGTTTCACCCCACGGTGCTCTATATCGCCGGCAGCAGCCGCAATCTGATTACCGAGGCGATCCGCGGCGCGGGGGCGCACCTGGTGGACCGGAGCAACTATCGCTTTATGTCGGATTATGATTCCCGGCTAGAGCTGGCCCCGCGCGACGTGGTCAGCCGGGCCATCGTCAACCAGATGGAAAAAACCCGCCATCCCAATGTGTATTTGAATCTGAGCCACCTCGACCCGGACATGGTCCGGTCCAAGTTTCCCGGCATCCGGGCCATGTGCGCCGAATTTGGCCTGGATATCACCCGCGACCCCATTCCCGTCCGCCCCGGCGCGCATTATATGATCGGCGGCATTACCGTCGATCTGCAGGGAAGGACCGGCGTGCCCAACCTCTGGGCGGCGGGAGAAGTCACCAGCACCGGCCTGCACGGGGCCAACCGGCTGGCTAGCAATAGCCTGCTCGAAGCACTGGTCTTTGGCGCGCACGTGGGTGAGCAAGTTTCCGAACTGGCTGCCAGCCACGATCATGATTTTCGACCAATACCGATCGAAAACGCCAAGCTGGCCGAACAGACAATGAGCGAACCGCTGGATCTTAGCGATATTCGCAATTCGCTCAAAAGCCTGATGTGGCGGTCGGCGGGAGTACGGCGGGACGGCCCGGCGCTGCAAGAGGCCAAGGAAGACATCGACCGCTGGTGCAAGTACGTGCTCAGCAAACAGTTTAACACGGTCGGGGGCTGGGAGCTGCAAAATATGCTGATCGTGTCGCGGCTGATCATCCAGGCCGCGCTGGCCCGGACTGAAACCCGTGGCGTCCACGTGCGGACGGATTACCCCGCGACCGACGACACGCACTGGCGGCGACACCTGCAATTTCGCTGGGAGGGGGGGTGA
- a CDS encoding tetratricopeptide repeat protein codes for MPHSSADLAQNDTRHKRNKLARAFGFCLAGGFLAAGISLSADAFAQSPRPAPRKVPATAATPPRRLPAQPPRIAAIPGERLADASLTAPQVPTLAGPNVVPEEPTQLDDAAASDLAAAAAAGNPGQILLKEAAEKAKTAADDAQLSEVIAIAEEGLKEKPGQEGTAFGRKLLAWAYNKRGQKYAENQIYDMAVEDFTLALQYDPTLWKAVHNRGVSHASLQHPREALADFERALQMNKTHANTWFNRGQLHYELGAYDKAWRDFNEALRLNPQDAAFIAGRGQAAVRLGKVREAMQDLDFAVKADPRNAELRLARGEMYLAIKNYPIAAQEFQAAAQLNPQSGAALRGLAWIMATCPDAKLRNAEQAVSLAQKAMELEGDADPRYLETLAAAFANSGQFEAAAELAKHGLEKAQGNTAQRLTQQMAVYKEGKPWREVPTASVANAAPAGNQSTRPRQPGNPTPPR; via the coding sequence ATGCCGCATTCTTCCGCAGATTTGGCTCAAAACGACACTCGCCACAAACGGAACAAACTGGCAAGAGCTTTTGGCTTTTGCCTGGCGGGGGGATTCCTCGCCGCTGGGATTAGCCTGTCGGCTGATGCTTTTGCCCAATCTCCCCGGCCCGCGCCGCGCAAGGTTCCCGCCACTGCGGCCACCCCCCCCCGGCGCTTGCCCGCACAACCACCGCGGATTGCCGCAATACCCGGGGAACGTCTGGCGGATGCCAGTTTGACCGCGCCGCAGGTCCCTACGCTAGCGGGGCCAAATGTGGTACCCGAAGAGCCAACTCAATTAGATGACGCGGCTGCTAGCGATCTTGCTGCCGCGGCCGCCGCTGGCAATCCAGGCCAAATCCTCCTCAAGGAAGCCGCAGAAAAAGCCAAAACCGCCGCCGATGACGCCCAACTGAGCGAAGTCATCGCCATTGCTGAAGAGGGACTCAAGGAAAAGCCCGGACAAGAAGGGACCGCCTTTGGCCGCAAACTGCTCGCCTGGGCGTACAACAAACGGGGCCAAAAGTACGCTGAAAATCAGATTTACGACATGGCGGTAGAGGATTTTACGCTGGCGCTGCAGTATGACCCGACGCTGTGGAAAGCGGTCCATAATCGGGGGGTCAGCCACGCCAGCCTGCAACACCCACGCGAGGCCTTAGCGGATTTTGAGCGCGCCTTGCAAATGAACAAAACGCACGCCAACACCTGGTTTAACCGTGGTCAGTTGCATTATGAACTGGGGGCGTACGATAAAGCTTGGCGGGATTTTAACGAAGCGCTGCGGCTCAATCCCCAAGACGCGGCGTTCATTGCCGGAAGGGGCCAAGCGGCGGTCCGTCTGGGTAAAGTCCGCGAGGCGATGCAGGATTTGGACTTTGCGGTCAAGGCCGACCCGCGCAACGCCGAATTGCGGCTGGCCCGGGGGGAAATGTACCTGGCTATCAAAAACTACCCGATTGCCGCGCAAGAGTTTCAGGCCGCCGCGCAGCTCAATCCGCAGTCCGGCGCGGCCCTGCGGGGACTCGCCTGGATCATGGCAACCTGCCCCGACGCCAAACTGCGCAATGCCGAGCAAGCGGTCAGCCTGGCCCAAAAAGCGATGGAGCTAGAAGGGGACGCCGACCCGCGCTATTTAGAGACACTGGCCGCGGCCTTTGCCAATAGCGGCCAGTTTGAGGCGGCGGCGGAACTGGCCAAGCATGGCCTGGAAAAGGCCCAGGGAAACACGGCCCAGCGGTTGACGCAACAAATGGCCGTGTACAAGGAAGGGAAGCCGTGGCGCGAGGTTCCGACGGCGTCCGTGGCCAATGCCGCCCCCGCGGGCAACCAATCGACCCGTCCCCGCCAGCCGGGCAATCCCACGCCCCCCCGTTAA